The Solibacillus sp. FSL R7-0668 genome includes the window AGCAATTTATATAAGAGCTAGTTCTCATCCCAACGTATCCACTTTTGACTCGATAAAACAATAAAAACGCAGGACGATGCTTACCGATCGTCATGCGTTTTATTGTACTTATTTTTCAACTGATTATCGTGATAAATCCAGATGGATGGCTGTTTTTTAGCGAAATCTAACGCACGATATGCCGCGTTTAATAGCAAAGGCAATTGTGCATAATTGTTTGAAGAACTAATGCCAATATTGGCTGTGATTTGAAGGGTAGGGTCCTGCGTAAATACAATTTTCTTTATGGCCTCATTGATCTGATTTGCCTGCATAATGGCTTCTGCAGGTGCCAAGTTTAAAAGGATGATATAAAATTCATCGCTATCAATACGCCCGATATGACTTTCTGAAGGTAGCTGCTGTTCAATCGTTTTCGCTATTTTGGCAAAAATGGCATCCCCTACTTCATAACTATATTGATGGTTAACCGTACTAAATTTTCGTAAATCCAAATGCAGCAATTCAAATGGAATCTTTGCTTGCATAAGCCATTTAAGACGCTGTTCTATTGCGACATGATTCGGTAGCTGTGTTAACAAATCCATTTGCTTCAATTCGTATATTTGCCTAATTTGCTTATGTCGATGATCGAGCTGAATCAAAATAATACGAAGTAAATAAAAGGCAAGCGAAGAAAATAGCAAATAGATAACTGTGTAGTACAGACTCTGTAATGTAATACCAAAATAAATAAGTAAAAGCAAACAATGCTCAAATGTAATAGCAAAAAAGTAATAGGCAATATTACGATAAGTCATCGGATATTTATGAGCGGCATACGCCATTGCGAGTGTTATAACAAGTAAATTAATCATCATAATAAATGCTATTGTGGAAGTATAAAATATGGCAGAGCGGCTAATAAAAATCAAAATACTAGAAATAAAAATCGAAACTGGCCCACCAAGTAAACCGCTAAAAAGAACAAAAATATTGCGATTGTGAATAAAAATACCATTACCAAAAGGAGCCGTGACGACGGTCAAAATAAATGCCGCAACCCCAAACGCAAGCCCAACGAGCACCGATTTATATTTTTGAATAAACGGCACATCTTCGTAATGGATAAATGACCAATAGATTAACGTAGTGAAGCAAAACAAAATTGAAAAATTAATAATAAATTCTAAAAGCATATTAATACCTCTTAAGTAGATAGTGGTATCCTCTATTCTAAGTGACACGTAAAAAAATAGGAAGAAATTCAATTTGCGTGTGTGCAAATAACTACAAAGATTTATGTTTCTATCTTGCTTAAAGTGAAAGATGTAGCCTATAATAAGAAGGTTATAGAAATACAAGTATAGGGGCTGACTGCTGTGGCGAACGAGAATGGGAAAACAGTCAAAATTAAGCTAGTTTCCTCGATCATTCCAACCGAGGGCGAGCTTGAACAATATGAAATGTGGCTAGAGGGTAGCTGTATTGAAAAGGGCGAAAGTTACTATTTACGCTATGAGGAAGTTCAGGAAGAATTACACATTCAAACAACGATTAAATTAAACGACAACCGCGGTTTTATCAATCGAAGTGGCGGCGTCATGATGCGCTTACCACTCATTCCTGGCATGCGTGAAAACGGTCATTATGAAAGTCCATTTGGCTCTTTACCAATCATTACAGATACGCATCAGTTAGCAATTGACGTACAAAAAAATGAACAAGTATCAGGGCGTTTTCATACGCAATATGATCTTATTATAGGCGGCAATTCAGTTGGCCGTTACACATTAGATATTCAATTTACGGAGGTACAGTGATGAACGCAGTAGAACAATTACAGCAATCGATTAAAGCGGCACTTGCAGCAGCAATCGAAAAAGCCGGCCTAGTAGAAGCAGGCACAGAAGTAAACATTCACTTAGAAACACCAAAAGATAAGGCAAACGGTGACTACGCAACAAACGTCGCGATGCAATTAACAAAATTAGCGAAAAAGCCACCTCGTGCCATCGCAGAAAGCATTTTAGAAAACTTAGAAACAGCGGATACCGAGATTGAGAAAATCGACATCGCGGGTCCAGGTTTCATGAACATTACCGTGCGTAAAGACTTTTTAGCGAGTGTTGTAAAAGCAGCATTCGAGCAAGGGGCAAACTACGGTCGTTCAAATGCAGGAAATGCTGAAAAGGTACAAGTAGAGTTCGTTTCAGCGAACCCAACTGGTGACTTACATTTAGGACATGCGCGTGGTGCATCTGTAGGGGATTCATTATGTAATGTAATGGACTTTGCAGGCTACGCAGTATCACGTGAGTACTATATTAACGATGCGGGTAACCAAATTAACAATTTAGCGTATTCTTTAGAGGCTCGTTACAAACAAGCACTAGGGATGGACGCTGACATGCCAGAAGATGGCTATCATGGCTCAGACATTATCGAAATCGCAGGCAAACTAGCTGAAGAATTCGGTGCAGCCATTTTGGAAAAATCAGAGGAAGAGCGCTTCAAATTCTTCCGTCAGCACGGCTTACAATTAGAATTAGCCAAATTACAAAACGATTTGAAAAACTTCCGCGTAGAATTTGACGTTTGGTATTCAGAAACTTCATTATACGAAAACGGTAAAATCGATGTGGCGTTAAACAAATTACGTGAAAACGGTCATGTCTTTGAAGAAGAAGGCGCGACTTGGTTCCGTTCGACAACATTTGGTGACGACAAAGACCGCGTATTAATCAAAAACGATGGCTCATTCACTTATTTAACACCAGATATCGCTTATCACGAGGACAAATTACAACGTGGCTTCAATAAATTAATCAATATTTGGGGAGCAGACCACCACGGTTATATCCCACGTATGAAAGCAGCGATTGAAGCACTTGGCTATGACCGCGGTACATTAGAAGTGGACATTATCCAAATGGTACAGCTTTATAAAAATGGTGAAAAATTCAAAATGTCAAAACGTACAGGTAACGCGGTGACGATGCGTGAATTAGTAGAAGAAGTAGGCTTAGATGCGGTACGTTATTTCTTCGTAAAAACAGCGGGCGACTCTCATATGGACTTCGATTTAGATTTAGCCGTTTCACAATCAAACGAAAACCCAGTGTATTACGCACAATATGCACATGCACGTATTTCTTCCATCTTACGTTCAGCGGCGGAGCAAGGTTATGCGGCAACACTTGAAAACTTAAATCTGTTAACGGCTGAAAAAGAAGAGGATGTACTGAAAAAAGTAGGCGCATTCCCACAAATCGTGGCGGACGCAGCGAAACACCGTACACCACACCGTATTGCGAACTACATTCAGGAATTAGCGGCTGCATTCCACAGCTTCTACAATGCTGAAAAAGTATTAAACCAAGACAACAAGGAGCTAACAGAAGCTCGTCTTGCATTAATTACAGCAGTTAAAACAACTTTAGCGAACGCATTAAAATTAATTGGCGTAAGCGCTCCAGAAAAAATGTAATCACTAATTGTAATCCCCCTATTTGTTGCATGATGCAGCGAATAGGGGGATTTTTTTGCGTTCTAAGAAATAAAAGTGGTGTCATTGAAATTGTGGATCTTGTTGGGTGTTCGCAAATATATGTGAAAAACGCTAATATCTCGGCGATTTCGCAAATAAGTTCTGAATATCGCAAATAAAATCCAAAAGTCGCAAATATCCCCTACGCACGTCCCACGTCCCTGAGAGTAAAAGCATATGCTAATAATACGAATAATTCCTATAAAAAAACTTAGAATTAGCTATTGACTTCTAAATATTCAGAAAGTATGATTAATTCCAATAAGAAAACTTAGTTATTAACTAGGGATTGGATGGTGCTGTATGAGTAAGCAATTATTTATTAAAACAGATGAGCAGCGTCAATGGCTCGCAAAATTAGCAACGGTAGAACAAAGCTTTAAAGATCGAGCACAGCAAATTGATGAGGATTCGGTTTTTCCGTTTGAAAATTTCAAGAAGCTTCGTGAAATCGGCTATACAAAAATAACATTGCCAAAGGAATTTGGAGGGGAAGGGCTTTCTGTTTACGATGCGATACTTCTACATGAAACACTTTCAAGCTATTGTGGTAGCACCGGCTTAGCGGCTTCCTGGTCGATTCAAAATATTGGTGAAATCTTTGAAAATCGTTATTGGCAGTCTGATACACTGACATCGTTTGGAGAGCAAGTGAAAAATGGAGCCACTGTGAACCGTGCAGTAAGTGAATTTGCAATGGGAAGCCCAGTACGTGGTGGAAAACCAGCAACTTCCGCCAAGCATGACGGAGAAGACTATGTGATTAATGGCCGCAAAAATTATACGAGTGGTGCGCCGGATTTAGATTATTTTTTAGTTTCGGCTTGGATAGAGGACGACAATCAGCTTGGCTTTTTCTTAATTCCAAAAACAGCACAAGGCGTTACCGTCGAAAATACATGGGATGTTGCATCGATGCGCGGTACAGGGAGTGATGATTTAGTCTTACAAAATGTACGTGTCGCATCCTCTTCTTTAGTTGAAATCCCTAGTTATTCTACAGGTTTTAAATTGAATGGCTGGCTGCTCTTAATTCCAGCAACCTATTTAGGTATTGCACAGGCTGCGCGGGATTATGCTGTGAAATTTGCGACAGAGCACTCGCCAAACAGTATTCAAGGAACAATTGCCGAGTTACCAAATGTGCAAACCCTGATCGGAGAAATGGATTTAGCGTTAACGAATGCGCGCTTTACGCTTTACGGTGTAGCAGCGCTTTATGAGGACCCAGCGAAAAAATCAGAAATTATTAATGAAGTCAATATCGCAAAGCATGTGGTGACAAATATTGCAATCGAAGTTGTAGACAAGGCAATGCGCTTAGTAGGAGCAAAAAGCCTACAGCGCGCCAATCCATTACAGCGCTATTACCGAGATGTACGTGCAGGGTTGCATAATCCACCAATGGATGACTTGACGATTAAGCGCTTGGCAGAAACGGCAATTCAAAATCAATTAAAAGAGAAAGAGGTATCTGTATGAAATTCAAACAAATCGTAAAATTAACTTCCATTAGTATCGTTGCTGCAGCTTTGTTAACAGCTTGCGGTGATGAGCCACAATCAGGATCGGCTTCATCAAAAGAAGAAGGAAAGGATGGCGTAACGGTTGTCAAAGTGGCATATGACCAAGCAAGTAAGCCAATGACTTATTTAGACGAAAACGGCAACCCAACAGGTTATGACGTTGAAGTAATGAAATTAGTAGACGAAGCGTTACCACAATATGAGTTCGATTATGTAGGAACAACAAGTGATGACTTACTCATTGGAGTAGAGCAAGGGAAATATCATGCGGGGGTCAAAAATGCGTTCTGGACAGAGGAGCGCACACAGAAGTACATTTTCCCGAAAGAGTTTTTAGGCTTAAGTAGCGCTGGCTTAGTGCTGAAAAAAGAAAATGCCCATATTAAAAACTTAAGTGATTTTGCCAAGGCTGGTTACACATTAGCACCAATCGCCGCAAATAATGCGCAATATACGGTCATTGCCGAATACAATGAAGCCAATCCAGATAACCCAGTAAAGCTACAAGCGGGTGAGGAGTTTACAGTCGATGTCGTGCAATGGGTAAATGAAGGCCGTGTGGATGGTGGTGTCCAAATTGAAGGGGCATTCAACGGGCAAGTATTAACTGAGGGCGGCCCTTACTATAATTTAAAAGATGAAGTGGTATATAACGAATTTGCAGTTATTAAAACATGGCCGCTATTTAATAAAAAGCAGCAGGAATTTGCCGATGCCTACGATCAAGCCATCGCTGAAATTAAAAAGACTGATGCGCTCCAACAGCTCAGCAAAGAATTTTATGGCAAAGATTTATTTGAAGTGTTAGATTCGGTCAATCGCTAAAATGCCGGAGCTGCTTAAGGAGGTTGCTTAAGTAGCTTTTTTCATACAGCTCTTGTAGCGGGCGTTTTTGAAAGTGATGAAGCGAATCGATGAAGGTGGGGAAGCAATTGGAAAAATACTTTGATATGTCGTATATTTGGGCGGCCTTACCCGATTTATTGCCCTATTTATGGGTGACCTTATATATCGTGGCCTTTTCGGTGATAGGTGGCTCTCTATTCGGCTTCGTGCTCGCTGCGGCGAAGTTAAGCAATAACCAATTATTACGCGCTTTAGCAAATGCGTATACAACCGTTATGCGCTGTACACCGGCAATTGTTTTATTGTTTTTAGTGTACTACGGCATTCCTGCTTTTGCAGAAGGGGTATTCGGCATTTATTTGCAGGATGTATCCACTGGGGTATTTGTTGTTGTGACCTTTAGTCTGCAATTTGCGGCGATGATGTCAGAAGTCATTCGCTCTTCCTATTTAGCGATTGATAAAGGGCAATTTGAAGCAGCGGTCAGTGTTGGCTTAACACCGTTTCAAGCCTATCGCCGCATTATTTTCCCGCAAGCATTGGTCGTGGCACTGCCAAACTTCGGCAATGGGCTCATTTCGGTATTACAGGAAGGCGCACTTGCGTATACAATTGGCTTTATTGACATTGTTGGCAAGGCAAATTTAATTATTGCGAATAATTATGGTACGCATACATTAGAAATTTATATCGCATTAGCGGTCATTTATTGGGTGTTATCGATTTCCATCGAGAAACTCTTCGCAGTGCTTGAAAAGATGCTTAGTAAAGGAAAGCAAACGATAAAAACAACGTAGGAGGTACGCTATGAATTGGCCATTTTTAATTGATACATTTTTTGTCGCATTAAGTGGCGTTCCAGTTGCGCTACTCGTAACCGTTGTTTCGCTGTTTATTGCGGTACCATTTGGTTTTTTACTAGCACTGGCACGTATTTATGAAGTACCTGTAATCAATCAGTTCGCAAAAGTGTATATTTCATTCGTTCGTGGGACACCGGTCATTATTCAAATTTTCGTGCTCTATGCAACGATTCCGTTAATACTAAGTGGCATTTTTGAAAAGTATCAGATTGATTATCCCATTTATGAAATTAATCCACTCTGGTATGCCTTTATTATTTTCTCGTTTAATACGGCAGCCATCTTAATTGAAATATTTCGTTCGGCCTTACAAACCGTTGCAAAAGGTCAGCTGGAGGCGGCGCAGTCAGTAGGTTTGACGACAGCCCAGGCATACCGCCGCATCATTATTCCACAGGCGCTTGTTTCCGCGATGCCTAATTTGTGCACAGCAACGATTAACTTAATTAAAGCGACATCGCTTGGCTATGCGATTTCCTTGCAAGAAATTACGTTAAAGGCCAAGGTAGAGGCAAATTTAGGCTACAACTATTTAGAAGCCTATCTTGATATATTTGTTGTTTATCTACTTATTTGTATGACAGTAGAATATTTATTTAAATGGTCTGAAAAACGGTTAAGTCGTTATAAGGTAGCGACTGTATAAGGAGCATTCCTGTTAGAAGAATTTTCAGGGACTTGAAAAGAAAAAAGCCCTCTCGTATGATGTTTGAGTGTCAACCAGACAATTGACTCGCACATCTACAGAGAGGACTTACAACAATGAATTTTAATACGAATGAAAAAATTAATCAAGTTTCTGAAAATACGTTAGTCATTGGCATCGATATTGCCAAGCATAAGCACTTCGCTTGTGCTGTGGATGATCGCGGTCGCGTGCTCCAAAAATCATTTCCTATCGTGCAATCACGTATCGGATTTGAAGCGTTTTATGAGCGTCTGCTTACGTTAAAAACGGCACATGAAAAACAAGAAATCCTCGTTGGTTTCGAGCCAACTGGTCACTACTGGATGAACTTAGCGGCGTTTTTAACACACTATGGGATTCCGTTTGTGATGGTCAATCCGATGCACGTCAATCGCTCGAAAGAACTCGACGACAACCTGCAGACGAAAAATGACCAAAAAGATGCGCTTGTCATCGCCCGTCTAATGCGAGATGGACGCTTTAGCTATCCTCGTCTTTTAGAAGGCGTGGAAGCGGAATTACGAAATGGTGCGACGTTGCGTTCAAAAATTCAAGAGGATTTAAACGCCCTTCAAAACCGCATCATTCGTTGGTTAGACCGTTTCTTCCCAGAGTTTACACAAGTCTTTAAAAATTTTGGAAAAATGGCGTATGCGGTGCTGGAAAAAACGCCGCTGCCAATGGATATTCAAGGGAAAACACCGGAAGAACTGCTCTTCCTTTATCGCCAAGTAGACGGGATGAAAAGTCCTCAACTACCGAAAGCGAAACAATTAGTCGAACTGGCACCTCATTCAATTGGACTGACGGAAGGACTGGTGATGGCCCGTTATGAAATCGCCACACTGCTTTCTCAAGTGAAACTAATGCAGGCACAGCTCGATGAATTGACTGTACAATTAACGGAATTAGCGAAACAAATGACGGATTATGACTACCTAGCATCTGTACCCGGAATCGGCGATGTCACGATTGTCGAATTACTATCAGAAGTCGGTTCGCTCACGCAATATACGCATCCACGCCAATTAATCAAACTCGCGGGACTCACATTGCGTGAAAACTCTTCAGGTAAACAAACCGGACAAAAACGGATTTCTAAACGTGGAAGACGCAAACTTCGCGCCCTCCTATTCCGTGTCATGATGCCATTGATTCAACATAATCTAGCGTTTAAAGCGTTACACGAACATTACACCACACGCACCAACAATCCACTGCGTAAAAAGCAATCGATTGTCGTCCTGTGTGGGAAGTTACTGAAGATTTTACATGCCTTGTGTAACAAGAAAATTTATTTTAATCCAGACCAAATGATGAACGATTTCACCCAGCTTCAAACGGCTGCGTAAGCGACACCATCAGAAGTCACAAACAAGAGGATGACACGGAGAAGCCGGCACTATTTCCACCATTCGACCGTGCGAATCGCAAAGAGTCCCTAAGGGAGCATCGCCAGCCTCTGCCTTATGAATAGACCGAACGAAGGAATGTACGCGCATCAGACGCCTAGAGATATGGGAGGGTCCGTCATCATAAGCAACGCAGAGATCCAAAAGTGCATCGATATAGCGCACAGGATCAGAGGGATAATTACCATTTACTGGTTTATCCTATAGCGAAGCGTACGGACTGTTTGTAAAAAAAATCAAGAATTACAAAATAACGATAGATGTACGTGTCGAAAAATATTTTTTGGACACTCGAAAACGGTGCAAACCATTGATATATCAACATTTATAGAGGGAGGGGATAGCATGCTGGAAGTAAAAAATGTGCATAAAACTTTTGGTGGAAATGAAGTGTTAAAAGGGGTCGATTTAACGATAGCTAAAGGCGATGTAGTTGTCATTTTAGGGCCGAGTGGTTCAGGGAAAACGACCTTGCTACGCTGCATAAATTTTTTAGAGCATGCAGATGT containing:
- a CDS encoding GGDEF domain-containing protein; this encodes MLLEFIINFSILFCFTTLIYWSFIHYEDVPFIQKYKSVLVGLAFGVAAFILTVVTAPFGNGIFIHNRNIFVLFSGLLGGPVSIFISSILIFISRSAIFYTSTIAFIMMINLLVITLAMAYAAHKYPMTYRNIAYYFFAITFEHCLLLLIYFGITLQSLYYTVIYLLFSSLAFYLLRIILIQLDHRHKQIRQIYELKQMDLLTQLPNHVAIEQRLKWLMQAKIPFELLHLDLRKFSTVNHQYSYEVGDAIFAKIAKTIEQQLPSESHIGRIDSDEFYIILLNLAPAEAIMQANQINEAIKKIVFTQDPTLQITANIGISSSNNYAQLPLLLNAAYRALDFAKKQPSIWIYHDNQLKNKYNKTHDDR
- a CDS encoding DUF1934 domain-containing protein, giving the protein MANENGKTVKIKLVSSIIPTEGELEQYEMWLEGSCIEKGESYYLRYEEVQEELHIQTTIKLNDNRGFINRSGGVMMRLPLIPGMRENGHYESPFGSLPIITDTHQLAIDVQKNEQVSGRFHTQYDLIIGGNSVGRYTLDIQFTEVQ
- the argS gene encoding arginine--tRNA ligase — protein: MNAVEQLQQSIKAALAAAIEKAGLVEAGTEVNIHLETPKDKANGDYATNVAMQLTKLAKKPPRAIAESILENLETADTEIEKIDIAGPGFMNITVRKDFLASVVKAAFEQGANYGRSNAGNAEKVQVEFVSANPTGDLHLGHARGASVGDSLCNVMDFAGYAVSREYYINDAGNQINNLAYSLEARYKQALGMDADMPEDGYHGSDIIEIAGKLAEEFGAAILEKSEEERFKFFRQHGLQLELAKLQNDLKNFRVEFDVWYSETSLYENGKIDVALNKLRENGHVFEEEGATWFRSTTFGDDKDRVLIKNDGSFTYLTPDIAYHEDKLQRGFNKLINIWGADHHGYIPRMKAAIEALGYDRGTLEVDIIQMVQLYKNGEKFKMSKRTGNAVTMRELVEEVGLDAVRYFFVKTAGDSHMDFDLDLAVSQSNENPVYYAQYAHARISSILRSAAEQGYAATLENLNLLTAEKEEDVLKKVGAFPQIVADAAKHRTPHRIANYIQELAAAFHSFYNAEKVLNQDNKELTEARLALITAVKTTLANALKLIGVSAPEKM
- a CDS encoding acyl-CoA dehydrogenase family protein, which encodes MSKQLFIKTDEQRQWLAKLATVEQSFKDRAQQIDEDSVFPFENFKKLREIGYTKITLPKEFGGEGLSVYDAILLHETLSSYCGSTGLAASWSIQNIGEIFENRYWQSDTLTSFGEQVKNGATVNRAVSEFAMGSPVRGGKPATSAKHDGEDYVINGRKNYTSGAPDLDYFLVSAWIEDDNQLGFFLIPKTAQGVTVENTWDVASMRGTGSDDLVLQNVRVASSSLVEIPSYSTGFKLNGWLLLIPATYLGIAQAARDYAVKFATEHSPNSIQGTIAELPNVQTLIGEMDLALTNARFTLYGVAALYEDPAKKSEIINEVNIAKHVVTNIAIEVVDKAMRLVGAKSLQRANPLQRYYRDVRAGLHNPPMDDLTIKRLAETAIQNQLKEKEVSV
- a CDS encoding transporter substrate-binding domain-containing protein, which gives rise to MKFKQIVKLTSISIVAAALLTACGDEPQSGSASSKEEGKDGVTVVKVAYDQASKPMTYLDENGNPTGYDVEVMKLVDEALPQYEFDYVGTTSDDLLIGVEQGKYHAGVKNAFWTEERTQKYIFPKEFLGLSSAGLVLKKENAHIKNLSDFAKAGYTLAPIAANNAQYTVIAEYNEANPDNPVKLQAGEEFTVDVVQWVNEGRVDGGVQIEGAFNGQVLTEGGPYYNLKDEVVYNEFAVIKTWPLFNKKQQEFADAYDQAIAEIKKTDALQQLSKEFYGKDLFEVLDSVNR
- a CDS encoding amino acid ABC transporter permease; its protein translation is MEKYFDMSYIWAALPDLLPYLWVTLYIVAFSVIGGSLFGFVLAAAKLSNNQLLRALANAYTTVMRCTPAIVLLFLVYYGIPAFAEGVFGIYLQDVSTGVFVVVTFSLQFAAMMSEVIRSSYLAIDKGQFEAAVSVGLTPFQAYRRIIFPQALVVALPNFGNGLISVLQEGALAYTIGFIDIVGKANLIIANNYGTHTLEIYIALAVIYWVLSISIEKLFAVLEKMLSKGKQTIKTT
- a CDS encoding amino acid ABC transporter permease, which encodes MNWPFLIDTFFVALSGVPVALLVTVVSLFIAVPFGFLLALARIYEVPVINQFAKVYISFVRGTPVIIQIFVLYATIPLILSGIFEKYQIDYPIYEINPLWYAFIIFSFNTAAILIEIFRSALQTVAKGQLEAAQSVGLTTAQAYRRIIIPQALVSAMPNLCTATINLIKATSLGYAISLQEITLKAKVEANLGYNYLEAYLDIFVVYLLICMTVEYLFKWSEKRLSRYKVATV
- a CDS encoding IS110 family transposase; this encodes MNFNTNEKINQVSENTLVIGIDIAKHKHFACAVDDRGRVLQKSFPIVQSRIGFEAFYERLLTLKTAHEKQEILVGFEPTGHYWMNLAAFLTHYGIPFVMVNPMHVNRSKELDDNLQTKNDQKDALVIARLMRDGRFSYPRLLEGVEAELRNGATLRSKIQEDLNALQNRIIRWLDRFFPEFTQVFKNFGKMAYAVLEKTPLPMDIQGKTPEELLFLYRQVDGMKSPQLPKAKQLVELAPHSIGLTEGLVMARYEIATLLSQVKLMQAQLDELTVQLTELAKQMTDYDYLASVPGIGDVTIVELLSEVGSLTQYTHPRQLIKLAGLTLRENSSGKQTGQKRISKRGRRKLRALLFRVMMPLIQHNLAFKALHEHYTTRTNNPLRKKQSIVVLCGKLLKILHALCNKKIYFNPDQMMNDFTQLQTAA